TGGGCTCTGTTTTGTTCTCCAGGGAAGCGGCAGTATATCACAAGTTACTCTGCGCCTGGAGAAGGCGGGGAACTCTCCTGTGATAAACTTGAATTCATGAATGACGGGGTTCACCTGATCGCGATTGACATCGATGGCACGCTGCTCGATTCAAAGGGAAGACTGAGCGAGGAGAACAAACATGCTGTGGACGCGGCGGTGGACGCCGGGATTGAAGTTTCGCTGGTGACCGGGCGTCGCTTTTCAATGGCCGAACGAATCGCAACCCTGTTTGAACACGATCTCACCGTGATTGCCAACAATGGTGCGGTCATCAAGACCTCCCGGAGCCACCATCTTTCTTACAAGGATCCTCTGCCCCTTCCGGCTGCGCGGCAGGCGCTCTACGCCACGCGGGCTTTTCGCTCCTCCTGTGTCGCGCATGCGGAAGAATCCGAGTACGGCCAACTCGTTTGTGAAGGGATCGATCCCAACAATCTCCCGCTGCGATGGTACTTGGACAAGAGCAAGGAAGACGTACGGTATGTCGATTCGCTGGAGGAGTTCCTTACCGTCGACCCGATTCAGCTCATGTTCGGAGGGGCATTGGAGGTGATGAACGGAGTGATCCAGGCGGTAACGCCCCTGGTCGAAGCCGGTGTCGTGAAGATGGCTCGGACGGAATATCTTCGCAACGATGTTTCCATCATCGATATCCTTTCCCCTACTTGCAGCAAGGCGGCCGCGCTCCAATTCCTGCTGGCCCGGCATGGCTGGATCCCTGAAAACCTGATGGCCATAGGCGATAACCACAACGACCATGACATGCTGGAACTGTCCAAAATCGCCGTCGTGATGGGTCAGAGCGTAGAGGAGTTGAAAACGACCAGCCGTTACGTTACCGCGACCAACGATGAGAATGGAGTAGCGCAGGCGATTGAGAGGTTCGTGCTCAAGTGAGAGGCGACTGCGGTAAATTCCAAATTCCAATATCCAAAGTCCAAATAAAATCCAAAGCCCAAATTCCAAACAAGGACCTTGACCCCCACTATTCACTAAAGAGGGGCTCTGCCTTTGTTTGGATTTTGGAATTTGAGTATTATTTGGACTTTGGATATTGGAATTTGGAATTTGCTTCCCGAAGGATCGGCATCTGCGGTGTGTTATAATCGTGTTTAATTCCAATCAGGGAGATCACAGCACAACATGGGTGGAAAGAATCCGTATTTAGCCGCAGTCGAAGTGCCACCGCCGAAAACCAAGTACAAGATCACCTTCCTGCCCATGAATAAGACGGTCGAGGTGGATCCCGAGCGGTTGCCGGACCATGTGGATGGGTTGCCCGGGTCTGTCTTGTCGATCGCCCTGGCCAATGGAATCGACCTGGATCATGCCTGCGGGGGTGTGTGTGCTTGTTCCACGTGTCATGTTTATGTGCGTCAGGGGTTAGAGACCTGCAATCAATCCTCGGACGACGAGGATGACATGATTCAAGAAGCTCCCGGCCTGGAACTGGATTCCCGCCTGGGATGCCAAACCGTTCCCAATGGAACTCGGGACATTATTGTGGAAATTCCCGAATGGAATCGGAATGCGGCCAAGGAAGAGCACTAGCAAAGTTTTAGTGCTTTGAAAAGCCATTGGCGCTGAGAACACCTGAAAGCTTTTGTTGCCAGAAGATGCCTGGACCCGTTTCATTAATCCCGATCCGCACGAGCTGGGCCAAACCCAGAATTCATTTGGATCCCAGAACATCGTTCGTCATTGAATGCCCGTGCCGGCTGGATCATTCGATGTTCTCTTCCGACCTCTACCGCCGGGGCGGACGGATCCGGCCACACCGTCACCCGTGTTAACGAATTCTTCACAGATTTGACCACTCTTTGAGAAGGAGACAAAAGATAAATGTATTTTCACGGCTTACGGAAGGCTTGGTTGGTTGAATCCATGTGTCTCTTGATGGGGATGGGCGGAGCCGTTCTTGCGTGGGCACAAAAAGACGAGGTTCCAGGTCCTGAACCTCTGCGGGGTTATTCCGCCCCGGAGAGCAAACTTGAGCGGGATTGGGAGGAGAAGATGCGAGCGATTCCTGACCCCAAGAACCTCCGCGAGAACATGCGCTTGCTTTCCTCAGCCCCTCATCATGTGGGATCGGCAAAAGACAAGGAAAACGCCGAGTTCATTCTTCGAAAATTTCGGGAGTACGGATTGAAGGCCGAGATCGAGCAGTTCTATGTGCTTTTTCCCACACCCAAGGAACGGTTGGTGGAGTTAATCGAGCCTGAGAAATACAAGGCGCAGTTGAAGGAGCCTGCGGTCATGGAAGACTCAAACTCCACGGATACAGGACAGTTGCCCACATATAACGCCTATTCTGCCGATGGGGATGTGACGGCCCAGGTCGTCTACGTGAACTTTGGGACTCCAAAGGATTATGAGGAACTCGCCCAACTGGGCATTGACGTGAAAGGCAAGATTGTCCTGGCGCGCTATGGCGAGAGTTGGCGCGGGATCAAGCCCAAGGTCGCCTACGAACATGGGGCCGTCGGGTGTTTGATTTATTCGGACCCCCATGAGGACGGCTATTTCAAGGGAGACATCTACCCGGAGGGCGCGTACCGGCCCTGGCAGGGGGTTCAGCGCGGCAGTGTAGCGGACATGCCGATCTATCCGGGGGATCCGGAGACTCCCGGCTGGGCCAGTGTCAAAGGCGCCAAGCGGCTGTCTCTGGTTGAGGCGAAGACGCTGATGAAAATTCCCGTGCTCCCGATCTCCTACGGGGATGCATTGCCTATCCTAAAGAATCTGCGCGGTCCCGTTGCCCCGGAAGGTTGGCGCGGTTCGCTTCCCACCACTTACCACATCGGAGCGGGTCCTGCCGTGGTGCATCTGAAAGCGGCATTCAATTGGAATATTGAACCCATCTACGATGTGATCGGACGAATTGAAGGGAACACTTTTCCCGATCAATGGATTGTCCGCGGCAATCATCATGACGCCTGGGTGAATGGGGCCTCTGATCCGCTGAGCGGCATGGTTGCGGAACTGGAAGAAGCCCGTGCCTTGGGCATATTGTCGCAGCAGGGGTGGCGGCCGAAACGAACGATCGTGTTCGCGGCATGGGACGGCGAAGAACCCGGTCTGTTAGGCTCCACGGAATGGGCTGAAGCGCATGCCGAGGAATTGAGCAAGAAGGCGGTGATCTACCTCAACACGGACAGCAATGGCAAGGGCTGGCTGGGCGCCTCAGGTTCTCACACGTTGGAAAGGTTTATGAACGAAGTGATGCGCGACATCCGGGACCCGCAGACCGGCAAGTCGGTCTGGCAAGCGCTTCAGGAGCGCCGGCAGGGTCAGGCCAAGACCGACGAAGAAAAGAAGGATCTGAAGGAACGGGCAGATTTGCGCATCGGCGCCCTCGGCTCGGGTTCCGATTACACGGTCTTTGTTGATCACCTGGGAATCGCCTCCCTGAATCTGGGGTTCGGGGGCGGCGGCGACGGGGGTGTCTATCACTCCATCTATGACTCCTTCGCGTGGTTTACGCGGTTCTCAGACACCACGTTTGAATATGGCCGTGCGCTGGCACAGACGTCAGGCTCATCCGTGATGCGGGTGGCGGACGCAACAGTGCTCCCGTTTGAGTTTGAGGATTTTGCCGATACGGTCGCGAAGTATGTCACAGAACTGGAGAAGCTCAGCCAGGAAGCGAAGCCCCCGGAGACGATCGATTTCTCAACGTTCAAGGATGCGGCCACCAACGTAAAACAGGCGGCCGAACGCTATCAAGCTGCTTTCAAAAAGCAATCCTCCTCCCAGAACTGGAAGATCAGTGCCTCCCAGGAGAATTCTCTCAATGAAACGCTTTTTATGATTGAGCGTCACATGATCAATCAAGAGGGCCTTCCCGGCCGCCCCTGGTTTAAGCATGAGATCTATGCGCCGGGCCTTTATACCGGTTACGGGGTGAAAACCATCCCCGGGGTGAGGGAGGCGATTGAACAGAAGAACTGGGCCGACGTCAAACCCCAAATGGAAAGAGCGCGGGCTGCCCTGCTCGAGGTGGTATCGCAAATCGATGCTGCTACCCGGCTCCTCGAGGGGCAATAATTCGGGAGTGCCTGAAGGGGAAACCCGGTGCGAAGCCTCGAAAAATGACGGATCACAACAGAAGCCCTGGATTCGGGCCGGAGGAACTGCCGTGGCTCCTTTGGGCCAATAGACTCAGATCGACAACGGACATCTTCAAGGAGGGATCGATGTCGAAAATTCTTCAAGTGAGGCACGTCTTGAAGCTCGGATTGTTGTTCGTATGCGTCTCTTGCGGCCTGAGTTTCGGCCAAACGGGAGTGGGGGAGAACAAAGCCCTTCGTCCGGTTCACACCTTCTCGATCGTGGCTCGGGATCCGGCCACGGGTGAACTGGGAGTGGCGGTGCAGTCGCATTGGTTCTCGGTTGGCAGTGTGGTGCCATGGGCCGAGGCCGGCGTGGGCGCCGTTGCAACACAGTCGATTGTTGAACCCGGTTACGGCCCCCTGGGATTGGACTTGATGCGCGCCGGAAAGTCCGCCCCGGAGGCCCTGAAGGCGCTGCTGGCGGCGGATTCGAACGCTGACGTGCGTCAAGTGGCGATGGTGGACGCACAAGGACGAAGCGCCGCACACACCGGAGAGCACTGCATCCAAATGGCCGGTGACGTGGTGGGAAAGGGCTTTACCACCGAGGCCAATCTCATGGAGAAAAATACCGTCTGGGGGGCAATGGCCCGGGCGTTTGAGGATTCCAAAGGAGATTTGACAGACCGGTTGCTTGCCGCGCTGGAAGCCGCCCAGGCGGAAGGCGGGGATATCCGCGGAAAACAGTCGGCCGCCATCCTGGTGGTCGCCGGGAAGTCGACGGGCCGGCCGTGGGTCGATCGCCTTGTGGATTTGCGGGTCGATGACAGCACTGATCCCATCAA
This genomic stretch from Terriglobia bacterium harbors:
- a CDS encoding Cof-type HAD-IIB family hydrolase; its protein translation is MNDGVHLIAIDIDGTLLDSKGRLSEENKHAVDAAVDAGIEVSLVTGRRFSMAERIATLFEHDLTVIANNGAVIKTSRSHHLSYKDPLPLPAARQALYATRAFRSSCVAHAEESEYGQLVCEGIDPNNLPLRWYLDKSKEDVRYVDSLEEFLTVDPIQLMFGGALEVMNGVIQAVTPLVEAGVVKMARTEYLRNDVSIIDILSPTCSKAAALQFLLARHGWIPENLMAIGDNHNDHDMLELSKIAVVMGQSVEELKTTSRYVTATNDENGVAQAIERFVLK
- a CDS encoding 2Fe-2S iron-sulfur cluster binding domain-containing protein; this encodes MGGKNPYLAAVEVPPPKTKYKITFLPMNKTVEVDPERLPDHVDGLPGSVLSIALANGIDLDHACGGVCACSTCHVYVRQGLETCNQSSDDEDDMIQEAPGLELDSRLGCQTVPNGTRDIIVEIPEWNRNAAKEEH
- a CDS encoding M28 family peptidase; its protein translation is MRAIPDPKNLRENMRLLSSAPHHVGSAKDKENAEFILRKFREYGLKAEIEQFYVLFPTPKERLVELIEPEKYKAQLKEPAVMEDSNSTDTGQLPTYNAYSADGDVTAQVVYVNFGTPKDYEELAQLGIDVKGKIVLARYGESWRGIKPKVAYEHGAVGCLIYSDPHEDGYFKGDIYPEGAYRPWQGVQRGSVADMPIYPGDPETPGWASVKGAKRLSLVEAKTLMKIPVLPISYGDALPILKNLRGPVAPEGWRGSLPTTYHIGAGPAVVHLKAAFNWNIEPIYDVIGRIEGNTFPDQWIVRGNHHDAWVNGASDPLSGMVAELEEARALGILSQQGWRPKRTIVFAAWDGEEPGLLGSTEWAEAHAEELSKKAVIYLNTDSNGKGWLGASGSHTLERFMNEVMRDIRDPQTGKSVWQALQERRQGQAKTDEEKKDLKERADLRIGALGSGSDYTVFVDHLGIASLNLGFGGGGDGGVYHSIYDSFAWFTRFSDTTFEYGRALAQTSGSSVMRVADATVLPFEFEDFADTVAKYVTELEKLSQEAKPPETIDFSTFKDAATNVKQAAERYQAAFKKQSSSQNWKISASQENSLNETLFMIERHMINQEGLPGRPWFKHEIYAPGLYTGYGVKTIPGVREAIEQKNWADVKPQMERARAALLEVVSQIDAATRLLEGQ
- a CDS encoding DUF1028 domain-containing protein; translation: MSKILQVRHVLKLGLLFVCVSCGLSFGQTGVGENKALRPVHTFSIVARDPATGELGVAVQSHWFSVGSVVPWAEAGVGAVATQSIVEPGYGPLGLDLMRAGKSAPEALKALLAADSNADVRQVAMVDAQGRSAAHTGEHCIQMAGDVVGKGFTTEANLMEKNTVWGAMARAFEDSKGDLTDRLLAALEAAQAEGGDIRGKQSAAILVVAGKSTGRPWVDRLVDLRVDDSTDPINELKRLVRLNRAYHHMDEGDNLFAKADVEGAIREYGTAEQMVPDNIEMVFWHAITLVNAKRVDEALPLFRKVFADPVQGAKWAELVPRLPHSKMLPEDPKVIEKILSARK